gctttacggaagagtggccagaaaaaaagccattgcttatagaaaaaaataagcaaacacgtttggtgttcgccaaaaggcatgtgggagactccccaaacatatggaagaaggtactctggtcagatgagactaaaattgagctttttggccatcaagggaaactctatgtctggcgcaaacccaacacctctcatcaccccgagaacaccatccccacagtgaagcatggtggtggcagcatcatgctgtggggatggttttcatcggcagggactgggaaactggtcagaattgaaggaatgatggatggtgctaaatacaggggaaattcttgagggaaacctgtttcagtcttccagagatttgagactgggacggaggttcaccttccagcaggacaatgaccctaagcatactgctaaagcaacacttgagtggtttaaggggaaacatttaaatgtcttggaatggcctagtcaaagcccagacctcaatccaattgagaatctgtggtatgacttaaatattgttgtacaccagcagaacccatccaacttgaaggaggtgGAGCAGTTTTGCCCTAGAAGaaagggcaaaaatcccagtggctagatatgccaagcttatagagacataccccaagagacttgcagctgtaattggtgcaaaagtggctctacaaagtattgactttgggggggtgaatagttatgcatgctcaagttctgtttttttggtcttatttcttgtttgtttcacaacaaaaaaatattttgcatcttcaaagtggtaggcatgttgtgtaaatcaaatgatacaaaccccccataaatccattttaattccaggttgtaaggcaacaaaataggaaaaattccaagggtggtgaatactttcgcaagccactgtatctgtatGGGATTGTTGATTGTGTGATTGATGATTGTGTAAACTTTTCATAATAGATATAGGCTTGTGTGTGAATGGTAAATAACATAATATCTCAACATCACAAATGTGAGTTTTACAGGTGACATCATGTATGTTTATACAGATGTATACTTTGGGCGAAAGTTCAATTATGTTGATGACAATAATTCGTTTTACTTGTCAGTCAGTCTGACCTCTCTACCTCggcagagggttagggttaagatagATGAACTTAAATTCCTAGTTTTTCTGGACGTTCGGTGCTTTTGTTTCCAGGTTATTACAATATTGTTGTTCCCTGGTCAAAGACCTAACCAATCAGACAGCTTTTCATTTATCCTCAATGCAGAAAGATAGAAAGAATCAAAACATCCTTCTATGGTGAAGAAATGACCACATTTTCCATATTTGTGGGTGCTATGGTGAACAAATGACCACATTTTCTATATTTATGGGTGCTTTGTGAATATTTGTGTGTTATCAGCCGAGCGGGGAATGCTCGCTTGGCATGAAGAAGGTACTGTACATGAAACTGGCTTTCCAGAGAATGTTGTCAGACTTACTCGTTGGTGATAAGATGTCCGTTTGGAATGCTCAGATTTGCTCTCCACTGACATAATATTTTTTCACTAGGACTCTGTTCTGTTGCAAACCACAACTAAAGTGCTTTAAGGCCCAGTGTTGATTTAGTGGAGTACAAGAGAGAAATATATGTTTACAACGGAAATAATACTATTGATGATCTATTAACTCATATCTATTATCTCTGTTGTGGCTAATTGAGAATTGTGAGAGCTAtacattacatttctatctgcaactttccAAGCGTTGAACACCATTGAATTCTATGTAATGTTTGTGTCATGGCTCTCTGTCGCCCTCTGTAGGCCTGACTGTGTCGCACACGATGGAGAACGGAAATCTGCTGCAACACATGCGTCACCTTCCCAAACCAACCACAGGAATATTAGGTGGGATTGAATATGTCCGATTGCATCACTTAAGAGTTGCTCAGATCAATTGAATGGTGCATTTAGGGGcgaatcctaacttccacttaaAGCGCCattcagcagttgaaacaataacatagctattggtaaacagctgagggatggggctggagaaataatataatataataatatggagaaatgtaaccactctcgaATTCATAGACagggctatggatgcaaggactgaccatccatgatatcaacattatagttttaaccatgttttgttgACATTTAGTTTGtatacaaacattggagtaaaatgaaaacaagcttatattttgggttctgatagggtatgacagttgaactaaactcatgaggcatttataaattatattcttcaataatcaatgggtacatataattaatttataggtcaaaaaatgtatgtagtaactgcagatttcccctttaagtcAAAGTTTGCTAAAATATGTATATTGGGTTTAGGGTAAAAAGCTGAACCTATATACTCTCTCCCCCCAGGTATCTCTAAACTACTTGCATGTGTCATTCCTATTGCTCAGATCACCATAGGTGAAGTAATACTTTTTATAATAAACCTTCCTTACCACTGTTGTACACTTTGCAACCCCCTCTTGCCACAACTGCCCATCCCAACCTCTCCTGCCCCTATGTATTACTGTATAGGTGCAGTGTACCTGTATGACTGCCCCCGGCAGCACTACATCCCCATTTACCTGGTGGTAATGGGGGCCTTCGGCCTGGCCCTAGCCCTGCTCTCTTGCCTACCCTGTGCCCAGGACTCAGATGGCATAGACCCCAACCCCCTGAACCACCTCTGCACCACCTGGAGCACCCTGGcctccttcttcctcttctgCTGGTTCATCAGCGGTGAGTCTGAGAGAccgtgggagagagaaagacggtGTGGTAGGATAGAGAaagaacactgtgtgtgtgtgcgtgcatgcgcgcgcatgtttgtgtgtgaataggaagagagagagaggaggaagcggTCAAGCACACTTTTAAGCTCTTCCAAGAACTAACTGATTCCCACCAAAAATGCAACGTTATAGTATCTCAAGCTGTGGAAGTGAAAGACTCATGAGTTTGTAACTGTTAGGAAACATTTACTGTACATAATGACAGTCTTTTCAAAATTCATAccaaagttctctctctctctctctctctctctctctctctcagtgcatgctgggagttttttggagtttgagtgtttggtgtggagggcttgtcctaactaatttgtttgttttccttccttgttttctctcttctatggtggagggttaatgcactgtttgttttagtggtacccactgttttttatttttccaagttagagaggaagaggacagaggtttagtttcctggggttttgaacggtgaggtgtgagcgatggcttcgcagcctagcgcggaggaaacgctgtcgttacggcatggattcaggtgtgttcctgagaatggaattaaggtggaggaggttctgctcgcggtcggcgaacaggtaggaGCCGAATTTATACATTCAGCgtccagaatgaacaaagctgtggttgtgttcatgaaaagggcacatttggtgggtaggctcatttcaagcggaatatttgtaagggatgtgttggtgccaatttctcctctttctaccccCTTCGACCAGGGTGGTAGTTGCAAatttgcctccgtttattacggatgatcaaatcaggaaggagttgagtcgttttggtaagtttgctagtggttttcgtgtactgtcggcaggttttcaggcagatgccgtCAAGCACGTTGTTTCATTccggaggcaagtgttcatgtttctgaacaacaatgagcaacagttaaatgtgcactttaaagtgaggcatggggaggggctctacgcaggttttgccagcacagatagtctacggtgctttgagtgtggggatttggggcataagagctttgcgtgcccacataaaggccgtagacaaggtgagggttcaaGCGCCAGTGGGGGAAATAGAGGTCAACGTGCAGGGGCCCATGAGACGCAGGcagctgaggctgggtctagtcatgcgacagatggtggtgtagttaaggctgggtctagtcatgctataggtggtggtgtagatggggctgggtctagtcaggctatagatggtggtgtagatggggctgggcctagtcatgctatagatggtggtgtagatggggctgggtctagtcgtgtgatggatggtggtgtagctgaggctgggtctagtcatgttatggagtgtggtgtagatgaggctgggcctagtcatgctatagatggtggtgtagatgaggctgggtctagtcatgctatagatggtggtgtagatgaggctgggtctagtcaggttatgttagtggatgaggagagtgtagtggggaagggtaagcgactaggaggggtggaggagggtgtcaagcggaagaggaaaaagggggagaagaaaggaggtgggagggcagaggctggtgtgatgaaagacaccaaggaacctttgcctggtgcggggggggaggccccgactagagaggaagggcaggtggtcaggtTGCCTGGTGCGgggggggaggccccgactagagaggaaggacaggtggtcaggatgggagatggagatgaggaggaggaaggtgagtctgcGGAAGAAGACGATGAGGAGGATTTAttttcagactcctcctcaatgggtccagagctgacagccagtcagtcagaggggtcaaagtacacagtgagggaactgtcaaggttcctgaagGAGACTAAGGGGGAAAAAGGTTAATCTTGAGGCTTTTTTTTGCGATccgggaaagtttgtaagatcagtgcaacatgcaatgaaaaatgaggggcatggtgtcctctcacccaggaaacggtttaggttaaggaagtgggtcacaactgtgcgtaaaggtctaccttcagacactgtctagatgaaagttttctttctggcactggagctttttgagctttgctattggtctctttctttgctggcttttctcccacttcctatggagactctttgggtaggctcgcttaatattaatggcgccagagatgcgggaaagaggagtgtgttgggtgaatatgtaaaacaaaaaaaagtacaagtgttgtttctgcaggagacgcatagcgatgtggtgaatgaagttgattgggggctctggtggaaaggggcaagtgtgctgagccatggaacaaatgttagtgcaggggtggcagtcctttttgtaccgggtctgtctgtaaaaatttgctcctcaaaagaggtgtgtacaggtagactgcttgtagtaaaggcagaaattaacaacaggggttttgtctttataaatgtgtatgcgcccaacacagggagagagagggggcttctatttgggtgtcttagaaaggaactctcacaggtagcgcctgaggagacgctggtggtcggcggggactggaactgtacgatggattttacgaaagacagaaatggggaggagcctcattcaggctcagtggggggtgttaagggacattaTTAATCAATTTGACCTAgttgatgtttggagaactagacatcccaacacaagacagtatacatgggtgaaggtctttggggctaggggtgagtgcagcccgacttgatcgattgtacatgtccaggaatcagagcaataggttgttgggcgctaccattctcccggtgggtttttcggatcatcacataaccatggctcggctgtctatttcaccagggcctcggcaggcatcctattggaagtttaatgtaaagctcttacaagatgccactttttgctcaggtttccagactttttgggaaaggtggggggcagcgaagagaggagtatgagtctctgagtcaatggtgggatgtgggaaaagtccaaattcggcttttctgccaacagtatacagctctgtcatcctcagaggctaggagagtattggggAACTCGAACGTAgtattagtgagatggaggtagagctggtggggcaaggcaatgtaggcctccaggttaatctagctgaactacgtagggacctgggcagttttttccaggttaaagcaaagggagcacttgtaagagctaggttctccatgctcaaggagatggatgctcccagctccttcttctttggtttggaaagacagagcggtgaagccaagggtatgcattgtctacggctttcggatgggcggagtgacctctgtggtgggggagatgcgggagcggactgtggagttttatactgaattgtataaggcagaactgtgtgatcctatgtgtgctcaggttttgtttgccgaactccctaagctctctctggtacaaagggatgaaatggacattcccctgttgtcccatgaactggcagaggccgtaacccagatgtcccccggccgtgcaccggggtcgatggactcccagtggagttttataaaaaattctggggaataattggactggacttctttCGCGTGTTGCGTGAATGCGtcggggtaggagagttgccgatgagctgccgtcgggcggctctgactctcctgcccaaaaaggggacttgtgtgaacttaagaactggaggcctgtggcattgctctgtgcggactacaagatatttgccaaggtcctcgctaacagactaaagtcccatctggactctatagtacacaaggaccagacatattgcATACCAGGACGCTtaatcacggacaacttgttcttaatcagggacatgttggacttgtcgagaagttctaatgtgaactttggtctggtctctttagatcaagagaaggccttagagtggaccatgagtatctgtttaatgtgatgtctgtgtttgggtttggggaaaggtttttggcccatgtgaagatgttgtatgctggggcatcatgtatggttaaggtgggaggggggctcagtaggccagtctgggtgaggcggggcattagacaaggatgccctctatcagggcagttatatacactagccattgaaccttttttgggcctgctacgcaggagactgaagggagtgtgctggacaggcatagcagtgtcagcgtatgcagatgacgtttctgtgatggtcagggatggtcaggatatgcaggcactggagaatagtctgaaggtgtacgagggagcttcgtcagctaaggtaaactggggaaagagcaaagctctgttatgtggggcatggggggatagggtccctcctctgcttccaggggggttgcagtggggttgtgaagggcttaaaatattgggggtgtacctgggctcggagaggtgggtcaggaagaactgggaggggctgtcacaggcagtggtgtcaagactggccaggtggaggtggctcctgtcccaagtgtcatatagagggagggtgctgataatcaacaacctggtggcatcttccctgtggcataaactggctgtcctcaacccccctgctgggctgctcgcagacctgcaacgcaagctggtggatttcttctggtcgggccatcactggctgagggcggcagtgttgtatatgtccgtaaatgaaggaggacagggcctggtggaactggagagcagggtggctgcattccgactaaaggcggcacagagactgctgtaccatactgatgtcggatggagggagccagcatgcgcgctgctgaggagagctggcggattagggttggaccggcagctattcctcatgaggctggaggggctgagtacagcaggactctctgatttttactctgcggtgctgagggcctggcagctactaaggcccacacgaaaaggggggtgtggagcctgggctgtgggtgtgggaggagcctatcttccacaacccagtcatccttttgagatcggttcagtcagccaccctgaagaggcgactgatggcagcgggattactaaggctgggtgacctgcgactgctgggagaggatggatggaaaaccccagaagtcctagcaaaacaaacaggactaacgtctcttaggctgttggagagattcctgggggaagtccaggaggcactgtcCGAGCCGGTAAGGGGGGTGTTTGAGCAgccaaagggggaggggccaccaatgtttccgccactgcacgtgacggcagagactggggactggcaagggggtctggaggacttgttcgattttaacactccgagcctgggCGAGTTTGAggggtgggaggtaaagccctctacaacctctgcattaaggtaaggaacattaggagcctaacaggagtgaaggcacatcagtggcagggggcatGTGGAGCGGAGAGTATGGTtggttttagatggagggggctctacaaactcccagtaccaaagaggtcaggggacctccagtggagggttttacatggagccctggccactaacagctggttAGCACGGGTTGAACCCGGGAGTCAgacaggggtgtcctttctgtgtcatgagtgaaactgtgattcatgtgttttctgtgtgcgccaggttaatgcctttaatgtctcagttggaatgtctgtgtgagaggttgggggtgggttttactgtcgggatgtttataatggggtacaggtattcaaataaggaaaaggaaaaatgtgtgttgttgaattttctgtttgctcagtcaaagttagctatttggctaacaaggaggaacagggtcaaaggtgggggataacagaccctttactattatttaatgggattgtctctgcgcgccttagggtggaatttgagttttataaaatgataaaaaagtgtggagatgtttcaagaaatatggtgtgttggggggctgtctgtatagctgAGGAAGATTGTCTGGATATACGGTTGTAGAgttggtgaggtttgggttattgtgatgtgtggtgttgtttttgtaacgtggggtagaggaaaaggtgagtatgcagtacaggggatattggTAATCTGTGTACTTTATTttaaggggtgggggtggggtgaggtTTTAATTAGATGAGGATGTAccattaaagaaagacaaaaagcttctctctctctctctctctcttctctctctctctctctctctctctctctctctctctctctctctctctctctctctctctctctctctcctctctctctctctctctctctctctctctctctctctctctctctctctctctctctctctctctctctctctctctctctctctctctctctctctctctctctctctctctctctctctctctctctctctctccaggtaacgTGTGGATCTACTCCATCTATCAGCCCAACTTCAACCAGACACTGACTGAGGACCCCTACTGTAACAAGACCCTGTACCTGTTTGCCTTCTGGACCACCACACTAGCCTACGTTGTGCTGGGTCTTCTGCTGCTGGGGGGATGCTGTATGCTTGTCTGTGCCTTTGTATTGGGCAAGAGCGACCCTGATGACAACAGAGCAtgagggaggtgaggggagagtAGAGGGCAGTAGAGgatacaggagaggagaagaggggaggagcggGTGTATAATGTTTACCTAACAAACTAGAGAAAACCAATGGAATCCAGTTATCGATTGGATAACAACGCAACAGTCTTTTGCGCTAAGTACACCAAGTGTTCGGAGAAAATGAAAGCAATCCTGAAAAAAACATCCTTCTTCAGACATCCACATACAGGTCGAAAAATCCCTGTTAGGTGTATCATCTCATGCAAGACAAACAGAGTAATCTCCTCACCTGTTCATGTGGGTAAGCCTACGTAGGatgttgtaagtcgctctggataagagcgtctgctaaatgatgtaaatgtaaatgtaggacaAACGAAAAGACAATTAAAACAACCATAGCTGAACACCGCAGCTCAATCAGGTGTAAGAACACTGATTATCCAGTAGCAgctcactttgttgaagcaaacCATTCcacgggctcccgagtggtgcagccgtctaaggcactgcatctcagtgcttaagGCTTCACTTcagttcgattccaggctgtatcacaaccgaccgtgattgggagtcccatagagcggcgtacaattggcccagcgtcgtccgggtttaccggtgtaggccgtcattgtaaataagaatttgttcttaactgacttgcctagttaaataacaaAATCTCCTCCCTCAAATGTTGCTCTACCAAGGACCGAAGGTAACATCCAGATCAGTTTCACTCTAATCAACCTAATAATTATGACACACCCCTCACTATTGTCATTGTTTGTCTGCATAACCCTGGTTCAAACATTCATGACATTAcgctgaagaaggcacagtgatgctgaAACGTCGGTGTTTTActcaataaattactgggagtttatatacATAGAGTGTGCaactctgtttatttattttgataGCTTACAgtttagtcagcacctctacacaaaataattttctctgggtgtgttccagctcatgctttttattagagATATTATCTACCTATTAGCTCTAAAAAGCACTGCCAATGCTGTCCCAGAAGCTATAATAGCAAAATATATAATAGCTCTCTTTCAAACTCTATGTAACTCTCTTTCCAACTCTATCCTTAAACAGACATGTTGATAAGCTTTGTTGTCTATTCCCCCAGCATGGTTGATCCCAGCAGGTGGTACAATTGTGGGCTTGGACCACATTATGATGGGTAAATTAAGGACACTTTCAAAATACCTTTTCTAAACACAAATAAAATCATACATCGCCAACCACCCTTCAAAATAACTTAAGTTACTTCTACATCTCTAGGTGTTGTGTACTTCAATGACTACCCTGTCCTTCATCTCAGTCCATTCCTGTATCCCTATCTACCTGTTGATGATTGGATCTTTATGCCTGGTCTTGGTGTTCATCTACAAGTTTAAGTTAATCTGCTGCTCATTGTATTTCTATGACTGTAGTTACATCATAATGGATGGTTGTATCACCGTAGTGGGATTCATTCTGATCATATGTATCACCCTAGGTGAGAGAGATGTCCAGTCCATGAACATGAGACCATGTTTTGATGTCAAAGGCCCTGTCCAGTGAAAATAAGAACTTCCATAGAATTACAAATGATGGGACAAAAATGCATTTCAATTCATTGGAACAGGGCCACGGCGTTATCGTCACAGCCATAGGAACCAGCCATTCTTGCATGCTTCTTAAGTCATCATGAATAATTCAGTATAATTATTATTTTCTCTTTGTCTACAGGTAATGTGATAACCTACAGTGTATATCCACCCAGCTATGATCAGAGCAAAACATACCGTGACAAACTTGTTCACATTCTCTACCTCTATCATATTGGACATTGTTAGTGCAGTGGCACAGTCTGCGTGGATTATCAAGTTCTTTCAGCCATTTGATCTCTGTGGTGATAGTTTCAGTGTTACTTTCTGTGAGTGCTGCTGGAGACGTTATGGGAAGTGTGTGCTGTAAACACGCCAAATTATGGGAGTGCTGTGGAGACTTCAAGCAATGAAACCTTGGCAGGCTGTGGGGAATGTAAGGCAACATGCCCAGCAGTTTCAAATAAATGTCATACAAGCTGACAATGTTTATGTGCTGCCTGGACAGGAGTGGTCTCATGAGTATTTGATTTTTGGTTTTGAGACTTTTTGACTAAAGGGTTTTTGACTTGCCTTGTTGCTGAACCGTCCAGTCtatttttcacatactgtacatcaacacACTGGTATGGTAATAAAATCAAATAACATCTTCCCCATTGAGTTCAATGAGAAATACACAGTACATACTATATGCATTGTCATTGGGAAACACTCATTTGAAGTGTTGTAATGATCTAGTGGTGTCTTGGGGACTATTTCCAAACATCCTGCCTCAATAAAGACATCAAAAAAGTAATGTAGCTCTGGTAACTCTGGCTTTAACGGTGTTAGTCTCTGAAAAGAGAAGACGGCAAACAAGATGGCTGCTAAGAATAATTCGATATGTAGGGTATgagttgtgttgtgtggtgtggtgtggtcatgTGGTGTTGTAATGATTCTGCTTTGCCCTGAGGGGCCATTTCAAAACATCCTACCTCAATGGTGAAAGTTTCAAAGTTGACTAATTATGGCACAAGCTGTGAGGCTACACGGTAACGGAAAATAAAACAAATTGACAGATTCACTCCTTCACACAAAAGAGACAGGTAAGAGATactcacaaaataaaaaatacatatttgatGTATTGATATACTTTTATCAACAGCTAATTTGAGGCCTCAGTGTTTATTTCCACGACATTGGACAACCATTCATTTATGATTTCAGCATTTGACATAAAGTTAATCAAGTAAGAAGTGCTATCTATAGTGTGTATTTATTTTACGCATTATTTATTAGTGgcacagtgtatagtagtgaatATAAACTGCAGCTGGTATCTTTAAATGTCAGTCTTCGCTGTCTGCAATTTGGTAAATAAAAACTTTGAACCTGGAACCATCTATCAAATATTTTAAGTCTGATTGTTAGTCCATTGAAATGACAGTTCAGAGACCAATCCTGTGTCTATTCCTTTAAGATTTAAAGGACTCACAAAAGATGGAGACTTCACAGAGGTCTCCCGTTCTGTCATCCTTTCTGATCTCAATAATAGGTACAGTAGCTACCTCTCATATAACAAATGAGTGTTCAGTGTTTTCAGCATTTGTTGAGTTTg
This region of Coregonus clupeaformis isolate EN_2021a unplaced genomic scaffold, ASM2061545v1 scaf0327, whole genome shotgun sequence genomic DNA includes:
- the LOC121572981 gene encoding transmembrane protein 272-like → MGAFGLALALLSCLPCAQDSDGIDPNPLNHLCTTWSTLASFFLFCWFISGNVWIYSIYQPNFNQTLTEDPYCNKTLYLFAFWTTTLAYVVLGLLLLGGCCMLVCAFVLGKSDPDDNRA